From the genome of Populus alba chromosome 10, ASM523922v2, whole genome shotgun sequence, one region includes:
- the LOC118060005 gene encoding F-box protein At5g49610, whose product MESHDFSSDIIYEILTRSSMETVGRCRLLSKECNRITYDSIFTNLHNQRTNTISGYFMQSMMSNIFYSSFVSIDSTTWRSYPKLSLNFLPDRVEIQGSTNQGILLCRTHHPRYYVCKPTTKQWRRIPNPKTRYHTLATGMIVIRSNPLHYQIVRFSQPRPRCHDKEFYQYYWVRCELFDSKTWTWKQLDEVKLQNHETLSRKPAVSVSGSLHWLTWVENNIIAFHVSKESYSMFSLPLSVSEDYKGKDIELVEYMGKLAVTCIGEDESSMELWVMENYGKTEWNKRYKINFEALRRKEPDTRPAAFYNADIVLMKQYDHRVTFFNFKNGNIDRLSLENNVNHGCFRFQSDFEPSDLTGGFALKHPQGKRGIRKSKRRKSLTKYSIGQLGFRQFFALTSSKSFLILLLAFSFFLLCFRFLDSHIIVVED is encoded by the coding sequence ATGGAGTCTCATGATTTTAGCTCAGATATCATCTATGAGATTCTAACTCGTTCATCCATGGAAACTGTAGGAAGATGCAGACTTCTTTCCAAGGAATGCAACAGGATAACCTATGACTCTATTTTCACCAATCTTCATAACCAAAGAACCAACACTATATCCGGTTATTTCATGCAAAGCATGATGAGCAACATATTTTATTCCTCCTTTGTGTCCATTGACAGCACTACTTGGAGGTCCTATCCTAAACTGTCCCTCAATTTCTTACCTGACAGAGTGGAGATTCAGGGATCAACAAACCAAGGTATTTTGCTTTGTCGAACACATCATCCACGATATTATGTGTGCAAGCCTACCACCAAGCAATGGCGAAGAATCCCGAACCCGAAGACCCGATACCATACTTTAGCTACTGGCATGATTGTGATAAGATCGAACCCTTTGCATTACCAGATAGTAAGGTTCTCGCAGCCCAGACCTCGGTGTCATGATAAAGAATTCTATCAATATTATTGGGTTAGATGTGAGTTGTTTGATTCGAAGACTTGGACGTGGAAGCAATTGGATGAAGTGAAGTTGCAAAATCATGAGACGCTTTCTCGCAAGCCTGCTGTATCTGTATCCGGCTCACTTCACTGGCTTACATGGGTAGAAAACAACATTATTGCTTTTCATGTAAGCAAAGAAAGCTATAGCATGTTTTCACTACCTCTATCAGTTTCTGAGGATTACAAGGGCAAGGACATTGAACTCGTCGAATATATGGGAAAACTCGCCGTAACCTGCATTGGTGAAGATGAGAGTTCCATGGAATTGTGGGTCATGGAGAATTATGGGAAAACAGAATGGAACAAGAGGTATAAGATAAACTTTGAAGCTTTAAGAAGAAAGGAACCCGACACCAGGCCTGCTGCGTTCTACAATGCTGATATTGTGCTAATGAAACAATATGATCATCGCGTGACGTTCTTCAACTTCAAGAACGGAAATATTGATCGGCTGTCTTTAGAGAACAACGTAAATCATGGATGTTTCCGATTTCAATCGGATTTTGAGCCGAGTGATTTGACGGGTGGATTTGCATTGAAACATCCGCAAGGTAAACGaggaataagaaaatcaaagagaagGAAGTCTCTTACAAAATATAGTATTGGTCAATTAGGTTTCAGACAATTCTTTGCTCTAACCTCTTCAAAATCGTTTCTCATTCTGCTGTTAGCCTTCAGTTTTTTTCTGCTGTGTTTTAGATTTCTAGATAGTCATATTATTGTGGTCGAAGATTAA
- the LOC118059787 gene encoding auxin-induced protein 15A, whose protein sequence is MVPQMVKKGRFLKHRLCKYLNIGMNWFLKHATSNHFQSRKSWSLLPKDEYFIPKDVPKGHLAVYVGEDCKRYVIKVTLLQHPLFKAMLDRTEEVFGFTTGPKLCIPCNENMFNSILHCVNSQQDHKFLLCF, encoded by the coding sequence ATGGTACCACAGATGGTAAAGAAGGGCAGGTTTCTCAAACATCGTCTCTGCAAGTACCTCAATATCGGTATGAACTGGTTTCTGAAACATGCAACTAGTAACCATTTTCAAAGTCGGAAAAGCTGGTCTCTTTTGCCTAAGGATGAGTACTTCATACCAAAAGATGTTCCAAAAGGTCATCTAGCAGTTTATGTAGGTGAAGACTGCAAAAGATATGTGATCAAGGTTACTTTACTGCAGCATCCTCTCTTCAAGGCAATGCTTGATCGCACCGAGGAGGTTTTTGGATTCACCACAGGGCCAAAACTTTGCATTCCATGCAATGAGAACATGTTCAATAGCATTCTACACTGTGTAAACTCTCAACAGGATCATAAGTTTTTGTTATGTTTCTGA
- the LOC118059789 gene encoding transketolase, chloroplastic translates to MVHVSMLLCNGTGTPAALNLGCHGNGSLASYLMIATLACRTICTLPFSYLVPSLLTAMDIENLLSFPSQNSLTLHHSQQAPPSLSFTMALSSLLSKPCISLLSAKPSPENKNNKISPTSFTLCSSLKTKQSRVTKPATLSKTHKLSWQQELKQAFQQPKSQNLQTNNDSIDCNIDDIDDESFQKLVDKRCVDNVRMLIVDAVQNAQAGHPGMALGMADIGYYLYRHVMRYNPRDPKWFNRDRFVLSAGHGCLLQYVCLHLAGFESVQLEDLKRLCKLGSRTPGHPENTVTDGIEVTTGPLGQGVANAVGLALAEAHLAARFNKPDCDIVDHRTYCIMGDGCAMEGITHEAASLAAHWKLHKLTMIYDDNHNTIDGPISLAFSEDISARFKALGWNTITVDNTHDDMDSFNDALLSAFGDTEKPTFIRVKTLIGRLSRKEGTSKAHHGTFEEDDVKQMRQKVNWDSREPFHVIPMVYREMQIQTDHGEKLEKEWFSKFDYFKTNYPEEAAEFEVLLSGGLPPNWETCLPEWSVTDPVDATRGYSEKCLNQLVKVLPGLIGGSADLASSNKVYLQGSQDFQHSSFYGRNIRYGVREHAMAGISNGIALHRSGLIPFAATFLIFSDYMKNSIRLSALSHAGVIYIMTHDSIGLGEDGPTHQPIEQLAGLRAVPRLLVFRPADGNETAGAYREAITNRDAPSVIALSRQKVAANLEGTSANEVEKGGYIISDNSGKSLPDIILIGTGSELCLCEESAKMLRKEGRRVRVVSLVCWQLFNRQPKEYKEHVLPSSVSKRISVEAGSSMGWSEYVGREGIVMGVEEFGASGAYLDTFKKFGFTEENVTRVAKSLLSQY, encoded by the exons ATGGTTCATGTTTCTATGCTGTTATGCAATGGGACGGGGACCCCTGCTGCTCTCAATCTTGGGTGCCATGGAAATGGCTCCTTGGCTTCCTATTTGATGATAGCCACCCTAGCTTGTAGAACAATTTGTACCCTTCCATTCTCCTACTTGGTGCCCTCTTTGCTGACTGCTATGGATATTGAAAATTTG CTCAGCTTCCCCAGCCAAAATAGCCTCACTTTGCACCACAGCCAGCAGGCACCGCCATCTCTGTCTTTCACCATGGCTCTCTCTTCCCTTCTCTCCAAACCTTGCATTTCTCTCCTTTCCGCCAAACCCTCTCccgaaaacaaaaacaacaaaatttcaCCAACTTCATTCACTCTTTGCAGTTCTCTCAAAACTAAACAATCTCGCGTAACCAAACCAGCCACTCTATCCAAAACCCACAAACTGTCGTGGCAGCAAGAACTCAAACAAGCATTTCAACAACCCAAAAGCCAGAACTTACAAACAAACAATGATAGCATCGATTGCAACATTGATGATATTGATGATGAGTCCTTTCAAAAATTGGTTGACAAGAGATGTGTAGACAATGTAAGAATGCTAATAGTAGATGCTGTTCAAAATGCACAAGCAGGTCACCCTGGAATGGCACTAGGGATGGCTGATATTGGATATTATTTATACAGACATGTTATGAGGTATAATCCAAGAGACCCCAAGTGGTTTAACAGGGATAGGTTTGTTTTGAGTGCTGGTCATGGATGTTTACTTCAGTATGTTTGCCTTCATCTTGCTGGGTTCGAATCTGTTCAG CTAGAAGACCTGAAGCGCTTGTGTAAACTTGGGAGTCGCACCCCAGGTCACCCGGAGAATACAGTAACAGATGGGATCGAAGTCACAACAG GCCCTCTTGGTCAAGGAGTCGCTAACGCGGTTGGTCTTGCCCTAGCGGAAGCTCACTTGGCTGCTAGATTCAATAAGCCTGATTGCGATATTGTTGACCATCGGAc ATATTGCATCATGGGAGATGGGTGTGCCATGGAGGGAATAACGCATGAAGCTGCATCTTTGGCTGCACATTGGAAGCTCCACAAGCTCACAATGATTTACGATGACAATCATAATACTATTGATGGACCGATTAGCCTGGCATTTTCTGAAGATATATCCGCTCGATTCAAGGCTCTTGGTTGGAATACAATCACAGTGGATAACACACATGATGATATGGATTCATTCAACGATGCTCTTCTCTCTGCTTTTGGTGACACTGAAAAACCAACTTTCATAAGA GTGAAAACTTTGATAGGGAGATTGTCTAGAAAGGAAGGGACATCGAAAGCTCAccatggaacctttgaagaagATGACGTGAAGCAAATGAGGCAGAAAGTTAACTGGGATAGTCGGGAGCCATTCCATGTCATTCCTATGGTCTATAG GGAAATGCAAATTCAGACAGATCACGGAGAAAAATTGGAGAAAGAGTGGTTCTCTAAATTCGACTATTTCAAAACCAATTATCCTGAGGaggctgcagaatttgaagttCTTCTTAGTGGTGGTCTGCCTCCTAACTGGGAAACCTGCTTACCG GAGTGGTCTGTAACAGACCCAGTGGATGCTACTCGCGGGTACTCCGAAAAGTGCTTAAATCAACTTGTCAAGGTGCTTCCAGGACTGATTGGTGGGAGTGCTGATCTTGCTTCTTCTAACAAAGTCTATCTCCAGGGGTCCCAAGACTTCCAGCATAGCTCCTTCTATGGTCGCAACATTCGCTATGGAGTACGAGAGCATGCAATGGCAGGAATTTCAAATGGAATTGCATTGCATAGAAGTGGTCTAATCCCTTTTGCAGCTACTTTCCTTATATTCTCAGACTACATGAAAAACTCAATCCGCCTTTCTGCCTTGAGCCATGCAGGAGTAATATATATCATGACTCATGACTCTATTGGTCTCGGGGAAGATGGTCCAACTCACCAGCCAATCGAACAGCTTGCTGGACTTAGAGCGGTACCACGGCTTCTAGTTTTCAGACCAGCAGATGGAAACGAAACTGCTGGTGCGTACAGAGAGGCTATAACAAATAGAGATGCACCTAGTGTCATTGCATTATCAAGGCAAAAGGTGGCAGCAAACTTAGAAGGAACATCAGCAAACGAAGTTGAAAAGGGAGGATACATTATAAGTGACAATTCTGGAAAAAGCTTGCCAGATATCATATTAATCGGTACCGGTTCTGAGCTATGTCTTTGTGAAGAGAGTGCTAAGATGCTAAGGAAAGAAGGGAGGAGAGTGAGGGTTGTTTCTCTTGTTTGCTGGCAACTTTTCAACAGGCAGCCAAAGGAGTATAAGGAGCATGTATTGCCATCGAGTGTTTCGAAGCGCATCAGCGTCGAGGCTGGATCCTCAATGGGTTGGAGTGAGTATGTAGGTAGAGAAGGTATAGTTATGGGCGTGGAAGAGTTTGGGGCTAGTGGAGCATATTTGGACACATTTAAGAAGTTCGGTTTCACTGAAGAGAATGTAACTAGGGTTGCAAAGTCATTGCTTTCTCAGTACTAG
- the LOC118060004 gene encoding adenosine kinase 2, with amino-acid sequence MACEGIVLGMGNPLLDISAVVDDDFLQKYDIKLNNAILAEDKHLPMYDEMASKGNVDYIAGGATQNSIRVAQWMLQIPGATSYMGSIGKDKFGEEMKKNSTEAGVNVHYYEDEAAPTGTCAVCVVGGERSLIANLSAANCYKSEHLKRPENWKLVEKAKYFYIAGFFLTVSPESIMLVAEHAAANNKVFMMNLSAPFICEFFKDVQEKALPYMDYVFGNETEARTFAKVHGWETENVEEIALKISQWPKASGAHKRITVITQGSDPVVVAEDGKVKLFPVILLPKEKLVDTNGAGDAFVGGFLSQLVQEKPIEDCVKAGCYAANVIIQRSGCTYPEKPDFK; translated from the exons ATGGCGTGCGAGGGGATCGTGTTAGGCATGGGAAACCCACTCCTCGACATTTCTGCTGTTGTAGACGATGATTTCTTGCAGAA ATATGACATCAAGCTGAACAATGCTATCCTCGCCGAAGACAAGCACTTGCCTAT GTACGATGAAATGGCTAGCAAGGGCAATGTAGATTACATTGCTGGAG GTGCTACTCAAAATTCAATCAGAGTTGCACAG TGGATGCTCCAAATTCCTGGCGCAACCAGCTATATGGGCTCCATTGGGAAGGACAAGTTTGGAGAGGAGATGAAGAAAAACTCAACTGAAGCTGGTGTTAAT GTACATTATTATGAGGATGAGGCTGCTCCAACTGGAACATGTGCTGTTTGTGTTGTTGGTGGTGAGAG GTCGCTCATTGCAAATTTGTCTGCTGCAAATTGTTACAAATCTGAGCACTTGAAGAGGCCAGAAAATTGGAAACTTG ttGAAAAGGCAAAATATTTCTACATTGCTGGGTTTTTCCTTACCGTGTCTCCTGAATCCATTATGCTTGTTGCTGAACACGCAGCTGCAAACAACAAG GTCTTCATGATGAACCTTTCTGCTCCATTTATCTGTGAGTTCTTCAAGGATGTGCAGGAGAAAGCTCTACC TTACATGGACTATGTCTTTGGGAATGAGACCGAAGCCAGAACCTTTGCAAAGGTTCATGGATGGGAG ACTGAGAATGTTGAGGAGATCGCTCTTAAGATTTCTCAATGGCCTAAGGCATCAGGGGCACACAAGAGGATTACTGTTATTACTCAAGGTTCAGATCCTGTTGTAGTTGCTGAGGATGGGAAGGTGAAATTATTCCCTGTGATATTGTTACCCAAGGAGAAGCTGGTTGATACAAATGGAGCAG GTGATGCGTTCGTTGGTGGATTTTTGTCACAGCTGGTGCAAGAGAAGCCCATTGAAGACTGTGTGAAAGCTGGTTGCTATGCAGCAAATGTCATTATCCAAAGGTCAGGCTGCACATACCCAGAGAAGCCCGATTTCAAGTAG